One region of Suncus etruscus isolate mSunEtr1 chromosome 5, mSunEtr1.pri.cur, whole genome shotgun sequence genomic DNA includes:
- the PLPP7 gene encoding inactive phospholipid phosphatase 7 → MPASQSRARARSNVLHRAEFLSLNQPPKGAAPEPRTTAGRKPAAGPGPQPSPAPGGDGARERRQSQQLPEEDCMQLNPSFKGIAFNSLLAIDICLSKRLGVCAGRAASWAGARSMVKLIGVTGHGVPWIGGTILCLVKSSTLAGQEVLMNLLLALLLDIMTVAGVQKLIKRRGPFETSPSLLDHLTMDVYAFPAGHASRAAMVSKFFLSHLVLAVPLRVLLVLWAFCVGLSRVMIGRHHITDVLSGFLIGYFQFRLVELVWMSSNTCQMLISAW, encoded by the exons ATGCCGGCCTCGCAGAGCCGGGCCCGGGCCCGCAGCAACGTGCTCCACCGGGCCGAGTTCCTCTCCCTGAATCAGCCCCCCAAGGGCGCCGCCCCCGAACCCCGCACGACGGCCGGGAGGAAGCCCGCCGCGGGGCCCGGGCCGCAGCCCTCTCCAGCACCCGGTGGGGACGGGGCCCGTGAGCGGCGCCAATCGCAGCAGCTGCCCGAGGAGgactgcatgcagctgaacccCTCGTTCAAGGGCATCGCCTTCAACTCCCTGCTGGCCATTGACATCTGCCTGTCCAAGCGGCTGGGCGTGTGCGCGGGCCGGGCCGCGTCCTGGGCCGGGGCCCGCTCCATGGTCAAGCTCATCGGCGTCACGGGCCACGGCGTGCCCTGGATCGGGGGCACCATCCTCTGCCTGGTGAAGAGCAGCACTCTGGCCGGCCAGGAGGTGCTCATGAACCTGCTTCTGG CCCTCCTCCTGGACATCATGACAGTGGCCGGCGTGCAGAAGCTCATCAAACGACGTGGCCCGTTTGAGACGAGTCCCAGCCTGCTGGACCACCTCACCATGGACGTGTACGCCTTCCCCGCGGGCCACGCCAGCCGCGCCGCCATGGTGTCCAAGTTCTTCCTCAGCCACCTGGTGCTGGCCGTGCCCCTGCGTGTGCTGCTGGTGCTATGGGCCTTCTGCGTGGGGCTGTCGCGCGTCATGATCGGCCGCCACCACATCACTGACGTGCTCTCGGGCTTCCTCATCGGCTACTTCCAGTTCCGCCTGGTGGAGCTGGTCTGGATGTCCTCTAACACCTGCCAAATGCTTATTTCTGCCTGGTGA